In the Brassica napus cultivar Da-Ae chromosome A7, Da-Ae, whole genome shotgun sequence genome, one interval contains:
- the LOC106354239 gene encoding protein phosphatase 2C 16-like isoform X1 — MEEMTPAVAVTLSLANSICDSSPVDITQLKNVTDAADLLPDSTMEEEPKKGSCDGSVVDEDEVEDTSAVISEGLLVVDAGSELTLSMEIDNGRVLAKAIILGESSIEEVPTAKVLIQDTKIEDCSGVTASEVVIRLPEENSNNHVAKGRSVYELDCIPLWGTVSIQGNRSEMEDAVAVLPHFLKLPIKMLMGDHEGMSPSLTHLTGHFFGVYDGHGGYQVADYCRDRLHFALAEEIERIKDELCKRNTGEGRQVQWEKVFTSCFLNVDGEIEGRIGRAAAVVGGSSDVVLEAVASETVGSTAVVALVCSSHLVVSNCGDSRAVLYRGKEAMPLSVDHKPDREDEYARIENAGGKVIQWQGARVFGVLAMSRSLGDRYLKPYVIPEPEVTFMPRSREDDCLIIASDGLWDVMSNQEVCEVARKRILMWHKKHGAPPLAERGKGTDPACQAAAEYLSVLALQKGSKDNISIIVVDLKAQRKFKTRA, encoded by the exons ATGGAAGAGATGACTCCAGCAGTTGCAGTGACTCTCAGCTTAGCTAACTCTATATGTGACTCATCACCTGTCGACATCACTCAGCTCAAGAACGTTACCGACGCAGCTGACTTGTTACCTGATTCCACCATGGAGGAAGAACCCAAGAAAGGGTCCTGTGATGGAAGTGTTGTGGATGAAGACGAGGTGGAGGATACTAGTGCTGTCATAAGCGAAGGCTTACTAGTCGTTGACGCTGGATCTGAACTCACCTTGTCTATGGAGATAGATAACGGGAGAGTTCTCGCTAAAGCCATTATCCTAGGGGAATCAAGCATCGAGGAGGTTCCTACAGCTAAAGTTCTCATTCAGGACACTAAGATAGAAGATTGTTCAGGTGTGACAGCTTCAGAGGTTGTTATTAGGCTACCAGAGGAAAACAGTAATAACCACGTGGCGAAGGGGAGAAGCGTCTATGAGCTGGATTGTATCCCTCTCTGGGGAACGGTTTCGATTCAAGGTAATAGATCTGAGATGGAGGATGCTGTTGCCGTGCTGCCTCATTTCTTGAAGTTACCTATCAAAATGCTGATGGGAGATCATGAGGGTATGAGTCCAAGCCTCACTCACCTCACTGGTCATTTCTTCGGTGTTTATGATGGTCATGGAGGCTATCAG GTTGCTGACTACTGTCGAGATAGACTCCATTTTGCTTTAGCTGAAGAGATAGAGCGCATTAAAGACGAGTTGTGCAAGAGGAACACTGGAGAAGGTAGGCAGGTGCAGTGGGAGAAAGTCTTCACTAGCTGTTTTCTAAATGTAGATGGTGAGATTGAAGGAAGAATCGGTAGAGCTGCTGCTGTTGTTGGTGGTTCTTCTGATGTGGTTCTTGAAGCTGTTGCCTCCGAGACTGTAGGATCAACAGCTGTGGTTGCTTTGGTTTGTTCATCACATTTAGTGGTTTCTAACTGCGGTGATTCTAGGGCGGTTTTGTACCGTGGCAAAGAAGCCATGCCCTTATCAGTTGATCACAAA CCGGATAGAGAGGATGAGTATGCGAGAATAGAGAACGCTGGTGGGAAAGTTATACAGTGGCAAGGCGCTCGTGTGTTTGGTGTTCTCGCCATGTCTAGGTCCCTTG GTGACAGATACTTGAAGCCATATGTGATTCCAGAACCGGAAGTGACGTTCATGCCTAGGTCAAGAGAAGATGACTGTCTAATAATAGCCAGCGATGGTCTTTGGGACGTAATGAGCAACCAAGAAGTCTGTGAAGTAGCGAGGAAACGGATCTTGATGTGGCACAAGAAGCACGGTGCGCCGCCTCTAGCGGAGAGAGGCAAAGGAACGGATCCAGCTTGCCAAGCGGCGGCTGAGTACCTCTCGGTGCTTGCTCTTCAGAAAGGAAGCAAAGATAACATCTCCATCATTGTGGTTGACTTGAAAGCTCAAAGAAAGTTCAAGACCAGAGCTTGA
- the LOC106354241 gene encoding formin-like protein 20, with protein sequence MEEVEDGDASTPFWLQSRRNNTYFRRTSSLGGRATTVATQAFFAGAAAILIVYFIIPPFFTSVSQFLRPHLVRKSWDYLNFVLVLFAVICGFLSRNTTGDDESNHNKEEVSKNKFSSIIDRGSVSNGDQFRDQRVYKRYSSLRSSSSYPDLRLRGFESDERWRFYDDTRVSQCRYEALDPTNRNQEDGGGSDTEKVEVVATAEAEVVEELTSPSNPRPLPSAPPYPFPATPSPPRAPPPSKPAKRKTKRVYQNVPAARPPITPVPAPATVNQKISKQEKGGASKDFLVALRRKKKKQRQQSIDGLDLLFGSDPPFDYTPPHPPPPPPPPPFFQGLFSSKKGKSKRTYSTPPPPPPPPPHRNYESCSSMAKRHNSPSEATQFIGTGSESPLLPIPPPPPPPPFKMPAWKFVKRGDYVRMVSNISISSDEPDDDDDHDVAQSSSVGSMFCPSPDVDTKADDFIARFRAGLKLEKINSVKRGRSNLGPEPES encoded by the coding sequence ATGGAAGAAGTAGAAGATGGAGACGCGTCTACGCCGTTCTGGCTTCAATCCCGCCGCAATAACACTTACTTCCGCCGTACCTCTAGTCTCGGCGGCCGCGCAACCACCGTCGCCACACAAGCATTCTTCGCCGGAGCCGCTGCGATCCTCATAGTCTACTTCATCATCCCTCCATTCTTCACCTCCGTTTCACAGTTTCTCCGACCGCATTTGGTCCGTAAAAGCTGGGACTATCTCAACTTCGTTCTCGTCCTCTTCGCCGTCATCTGCGGTTTCCTCAGCCGCAACACCACCGGTGACGACGAAAGCAATCACAACAAGGAAGAAGTCAGTAAAAACAAATTCTCGTCGATCATCGATCGAGGCAGTGTATCTAACGGTGATCAGTTTCGTGATCAGAGGGTGTACAAGAGGTATAGCAGTTTACGTAGTAGTAGCTCGTATCCAGATCTGCGGCTCAGAGGATTTGAATCCGATGAACGGTGGAGATTTTACGACGATACACGTGTAAGTCAATGCCGTTACGAGGCTTTAGATCCGACCAATCGAAATCAAGAAGATGGCGGCGGTTCTGATACTGAGAAAGTTGAGGTCGTTGCGACGGCGGAAGCTGAAGTAGTAGAAGAGTTAACATCGCCTTCTAATCCGCGGCCTCTGCCTTCTGCTCCGCCGTATCCTTTTCCTGCCACGCCGTCTCCGCCTCGTGCTCCTCCACCGTCGAAGCCGGCAAAGAGGAAGACAAAGAGAGTGTACCAAAACGTCCCTGCGGCGAGGCCTCCGATTACTCCGGTTCCAGCTCCGGCGACGGTGAATCAAAAGATTAGTAAACAGGAGAAAGGCGGAGCAAGTAAGGACTTTCTTGTTGCTCTacggagaaagaagaagaaacagagacaacagaGCATCGACGGTCTCGATTTACTCTTCGGCTCCGATCCTCCGTTCGACTATACACCGCCGCATCCTCCTCCgcctccacctccaccacctTTCTTCCAGGGACTCTTCTCGTCTAAAAAAGGCAAAAGCAAAAGAACCTATTCAACTCCGCCGCCGCCTCCGCCGCCTCCACCTCATCGGAACTATGAATCATGCTCATCAATGGCGAAGAGACACAATTCTCCATCCGAAGCAACTCAATTCATAGGCACTGGAAGCGAATCACCATTACTGCCGATCCCGCCGCCACCTCCTCCACCGCCGTTTAAAATGCCGGCGTGGAAATTCGTGAAGCGTGGAGATTACGTCAGGATGGTTAGCAACATCAGCATAAGCTCTGACGaacctgatgatgatgatgatcacgATGTAGCTCAATCAAGCTCAGTGGGGAGCATGTTCTGTCCGAGCCCCGATGTGGATACCAAAGCTGATGACTTCATAGCGAGGTTCAGAGCTGGACTCAAGTTGGAGAAGATCAACTCCGTGAAAAGAGGGAGATCCAATTtaggacccgaacccgaatctTAA